The sequence below is a genomic window from Gossypium hirsutum isolate 1008001.06 chromosome A11, Gossypium_hirsutum_v2.1, whole genome shotgun sequence.
atttattattttctcatgtaaattattttgtgatactaaataaataaaaagttttcatAACAAtagttagttaaaaaaaaaaaacaggttGTGTAATATTAACATACAAGGTAGGCAAAAAGCCATTTCTAAGCTTCTCATAAAATTGCGTAAACTCAGAGCCAGAAAAGACGGGACCGAACCCAAGCCATATTAGGAAGTCGCTGGAATTAAACCCCTTGTGCGCCATCTTGGGTCTCAATTGTCAATTGTCAATTGTCAATTCTCAATCAGACAGCAGCAGGAGTTCCTCCTGAAATTCATCGCTCTGCTCCTGGAGCCTCCTCCACTCTCTCTATATAATAGTCGCCGTAACTATTTTTTCCTTTCATTAAGTCCAGCACTCTTTCCCAGTAATACGCAATTTTTCTTTCCTATAACTACGTCTTCAATTCACATACAGGGTCATCATTTTATTAGTTTCTTCAGTATCGGCTTTTTCTTCTGGGGCTTGGGCTTTGTCAATGGAAACAGTTTAGAATAATGAGTTGATTACTTGGTTTCTTTTTGTTTAGGATTTTGGAGGGGCAAATTACGAGGAACCTGCCCAAGGTGGTGGAATCTATTTTTCTGGCGAGCCTTTTGATTTCATTGGTGCCTTTTTATTTTGGGATTGAGAATGGAATCATCAGAATTATCTATCTGAGAGAAAAAGCTGgtaactttttcttctttttttaatggtTGTTGGGGGATTTTTACTTTGGTCATGATTCCCGGGTCCAGTAGATTCGTGCTGGCAACAAATAGGATTCTTTTAGTATGGGAATTTCAATTTAGTTACGGACTATGTTGGTGAAGTCTCAAGTTTTGTCCTGGCATTGGCTGTACAAACATTAACGGATTCCATATAGAGCTTTAGGTTTTTCTTTTGTTCATGCTGATTTTAATATTACATTTATATGGGTTGAAgaagaagcagaagaagaaagaggaaAAAAAGGGTGTTTGAGAAAATGTCATCCAGGTCAACAAACAAGAGTAACTGTTCTAGGAGCAGTTCGGCACGGTCAAAGCAAAATGCTCGTGTGATTGCGCAAACTACAATCGATGCCAAGCTACATGTGGATTTTGAAGAATCCAAGAGGCTCTTTGATTACTCCACTTCTATCGACTTCAACATTTCAAATTCAACCAGTAATGTTCCATCTTCTACTGTGTCAGCTTACCTTCAAAAGATGCAAAGAGGGAGTCTAATTCAGCCCTTTGGTTGCTTAATTGCTGTTGATGAGCAAAACTTCACTGTTCTTGCTTATAGTGAAAACGCTCCAGAATTGTTGGACTTGGCGCCTCATGCTGTTCCAAACATAGAGCAGCAAGAGGCTCTTACTTATGGAAGTGATGTGAGAACACTGTTTAGTTCTCCTGGTGCAACGGCCCTGCAGAAAGCTGCTAATTTTGGGGAAGTTAACCTTCTCAATCCGATATTGGTTCATTGTAAAACATCAGGCTAGCCCTTTTATGCTATTTTGCATAGGATCGAAGCTGCGCTAGTTATAGATCTAGAACCAGTTAACCCAGCCGAGGTGCCAGTAACAGCTGCTGGCGCATTGAAGTCCTATAAGCTGGCAGCCAAAGCCATTTCAAGGTTGCAGTCCTTGCCAAGTGGGAACATATCTCTGTTATGTGATGTTTTAGTTAAGGAAGTTAGTGATTTGACAGGTTATGATAGGGTAATGGTTTATAAATTTCATGAAGACGAACATGGAGAAGTAATTGCTGAAAGCCGTAGGCCTGATTTGAAACCTTATCTAGGCTTGCACTACCCAGCTACCGACATACCACAAGCCTCAAGATTCCTTTTCATGAAAAACAAAGTTAGAATGATATGTGATTGTTCTGCCCAACCAGTTAAGGTGATTCAAGACAAAGGATTAGCTCAACCATTAAGTCTCTGTGGATCCACGTTAAGATCTCCTCATGGGTGTCATGCACAGTATATGGCAAGTATGGGATCAATTGCATCTCTTGTGATGTCAGTAACTATCTATGAGAATGATGATGAGATGGACAGTGAGCAAGACAAGGGAAGAAAATTATGGGGATTAGTGGTCTGCCACCACACTAGCCCCAGATTTGTTCCATTCCCACTGAGATATGCCTGTGAGTTTCTTATACAAGTATTTGGAGTGCAAATTAACAAGGAAGTGGAGCTGGCAGCCCAAATGAGGGAGAAGCATATTCTGCAAACCCAGACTGTGCTTTGTGACATGCTGTTGAGAGATTCCCCTGTAGGAATTGTTACTAAATCTCCGAATGTTATGGATCTTGTTAAGTGTGATGGGGCCGCACTCTACTACAGACAGAAATTTTGGTTGCTTGGAGTTACCCCTACAAAGGCACAGATTAGGGATATAGCAGAATGGCTTCTTGAGTACCATAGTAGTAGTACGGGCTTAAGTACTGATAGCCTTATGGAAGCTGGCTATCCAGGTGCTTCAGTTCTTGGAGAGGCAGTTTGTGGGATAGCTGCTGTTAAGATCACTTCTAAAGACTTCGTGTTTTGGTTTCGGTCCCATACAGCTAAAGAGATTAAATGGGGTGGTGCAAAGCATGATCCTGGTGGCAAGGATGATGGAAGAAAGATGCATCCAAGATCATCATTCAAGGCTTTTCTGGAGGTTGTCAAGTGGCGTAGCCTGCCTTGGGAGGATATAGAAATGGATGCAGTTCATTCCTTACAGCTGATATTGAAAGGATCCTTGCAAGACGAAGTTGCTGATGATTCCAAAATGATTGTGAATGTACCATCCATTGATGACAGGATTCAGAGGGTGGATGAACTGCGTATTGTCACTAATGAAATGGTCCGCCTGATTGAGACTGCTGCTGTCCCAATCTTAGCTGTTGATTCCTCTGGTAACATAAATGGATGGAACTCTAAAGCGGCAGAACTCACTGGCCTGACTATTGAGCAAGCAATTGGCATGTCATTGTTTGATCTTGTTGAGGATGATTCAGTTGATGTTGTCAAGAACATGCTTTCATTAGCCCTGGAAGGTGATAGTGGGATTTATCTTTTGAACTCGCTGCTTATTagatatttctttctttttctttttttttttggtctagAAATTATATCCTTATTTAATTGAACATTGCATTTCAGCATTGTGgatattttttgtttctttcatatataCCTTTGGTTAAACTGTTTCACTTGCATTTGCATCCACTATTTTAGATAGCGCAATCATATTATGGAGTGCATAACTGTGTTATTTACTAGTGACATGTTTGTAGGCATACTGATCAGAGTATTGGGATTGGGATTAAGGTTTTCTGCATCGTTCAGCACGGGTTGTTTACTTAGTGCTATCATGCTGACTAATTTTTAGATCTTGTCGGTTTTCATTGAACCATGTAATTGGACATTTCCTTATGCAggaaatatcactttagctttgtccataGGGCTCCTCATATTCAATCAAATTTCCTTTACACTGTTTAGATGTTTCCTGAATTTATGCTTACATTTAATGTTGATGAGAAATGGCAGGTATAGAAGAACGAAGCATTGAAATCAAGCTTAGGACTTTTGGTTGTCAGGAAAATAATGGACCTATCATCTTGGTTGTTAATGCATGTTGTAGTCGAGACTTAAAGGAAAATGTTGTTGGAATTTGCTTTGTTGGGCAAGATCTCACCAGCCAAAAGATGGTCATGAACAAATATACGCGTGTCCAAGGTGACTATGTTGGTATTATGAGGAACCCATCTGCTCTTATTCCCCCAATTTTTATGATTGATGAGGTTGGCAGATGCTTGGAGTggaatgatgcaatgcaaaagtTGACTGGTATGAAGAGGGAAGAAGCCATTGATAGAATGCTTCTAGGGGAGGTTTTTACAGTAGACAAGTTCGGCTGTAGGGTGAAGGATCTTGACACCTTTACCAAACTCAGGATATTATTCAATGGGATAACTGCTGGTGAGGATGCAGATAAACTATTATTTGGGTTCTTTGATCAGGAGGGTAAATTTGTTGAAGTATTACTCTCAGCAAACAGGAGGACTGATGCTAATGGAAGGATCACTGGGATTTTGTGTTTTTTGCATGTGGCTAGCCCGGAGCTTCAGTATGCTTTACAAGTGCAGAAGATATCTGAACAGGCAGCAGCTAGTAGCCTCAATAAGTTGGCTTACATCCGTCAAGAACTCAGGAAGCCTTTGAAGGGGATTGTATTAATGCAGGGTCTGATGGGGGCTACTGATTTGAGTAGTGATCAGAGGCAGCTTCTGAGGACAAGTGTAATGTGTCAGGAACAAATGGCCAAGATTGTCGATGACACAGACATTGAAAGTATTGAGGAGTGGTAAGAGTGCTTAACATGCTTCTTACCTTAGTTAGCGTCATATTTGTTCATTGTTACCATCAGTCTTTCATGGATTGAACATTTCTCATTATTGTATGGTGTTGTTCATAAGCTGGCCTtatctcttctctctctctctctttaacGAAAGGTTGCTCCGTGTGCAGCTACATGGAAATGGACTCCGGGGAGTTTAACCTTGGAGAAGCCTTGGAAGCTGTCTTGAAACAAGTTATGTTAATGAGCCAAGAGCGGCAAGTTCAGGTGATCCAAGATTTACCTCCTGAAGTCTCATCCATGTACTTGTATGGAGACAATTTGAGGCTTCAGCAAGTCCT
It includes:
- the LOC107923974 gene encoding LOW QUALITY PROTEIN: phytochrome C-like (The sequence of the model RefSeq protein was modified relative to this genomic sequence to represent the inferred CDS: substituted 1 base at 1 genomic stop codon), which produces MSSRSTNKSNCSRSSSARSKQNARVIAQTTIDAKLHVDFEESKRLFDYSTSIDFNISNSTSNVPSSTVSAYLQKMQRGSLIQPFGCLIAVDEQNFTVLAYSENAPELLDLAPHAVPNIEQQEALTYGSDVRTLFSSPGATALQKAANFGEVNLLNPILVHCKTSGXPFYAILHRIEAALVIDLEPVNPAEVPVTAAGALKSYKLAAKAISRLQSLPSGNISLLCDVLVKEVSDLTGYDRVMVYKFHEDEHGEVIAESRRPDLKPYLGLHYPATDIPQASRFLFMKNKVRMICDCSAQPVKVIQDKGLAQPLSLCGSTLRSPHGCHAQYMASMGSIASLVMSVTIYENDDEMDSEQDKGRKLWGLVVCHHTSPRFVPFPLRYACEFLIQVFGVQINKEVELAAQMREKHILQTQTVLCDMLLRDSPVGIVTKSPNVMDLVKCDGAALYYRQKFWLLGVTPTKAQIRDIAEWLLEYHSSSTGLSTDSLMEAGYPGASVLGEAVCGIAAVKITSKDFVFWFRSHTAKEIKWGGAKHDPGGKDDGRKMHPRSSFKAFLEVVKWRSLPWEDIEMDAVHSLQLILKGSLQDEVADDSKMIVNVPSIDDRIQRVDELRIVTNEMVRLIETAAVPILAVDSSGNINGWNSKAAELTGLTIEQAIGMSLFDLVEDDSVDVVKNMLSLALEGIEERSIEIKLRTFGCQENNGPIILVVNACCSRDLKENVVGICFVGQDLTSQKMVMNKYTRVQGDYVGIMRNPSALIPPIFMIDEVGRCLEWNDAMQKLTGMKREEAIDRMLLGEVFTVDKFGCRVKDLDTFTKLRILFNGITAGEDADKLLFGFFDQEGKFVEVLLSANRRTDANGRITGILCFLHVASPELQYALQVQKISEQAAASSLNKLAYIRQELRKPLKGIVLMQGLMGATDLSSDQRQLLRTSVMCQEQMAKIVDDTDIESIEECYMEMDSGEFNLGEALEAVLKQVMLMSQERQVQVIQDLPPEVSSMYLYGDNLRLQQVLSDFLTNALLFTPVFEESSVSFRVIPRKERIGTKIHIVYLEFRITHPAPGIPEDLIREMFHYRQGVSREGLGLYISQKLVKIMNGTVQYLREAERSSFIIFLEFPLARQLGHH